From Vigna unguiculata cultivar IT97K-499-35 chromosome 5, ASM411807v1, whole genome shotgun sequence, the proteins below share one genomic window:
- the LOC114186009 gene encoding uncharacterized protein LOC114186009 produces the protein MKSLYPEHNKYHRFSFSIKQRSMKKQTLLLGSLNSKNNVKLLCCTSFLHITIKLEIDAIIYSFPPSQVYFPSKLSVVILSYIWLFTASKQFELALTTTELSLPQYFVDVFPKFLCQNRILLFKFLLVFGEIKMSIRTNKMKAVPVLLKQLMIARRKFHERGRDESLDKKLEKLRLDLNRIKDVFVRVKKKEEELLDTLAEVYGHLRKLDRGKLDEDMDGICKRIRDSARKLLPDDGFDESYKKEDEKGGKISHTSQELVQPHENKSWTAEDFYLLDDRLKVFLGSLQIFPENAVIRKRIAINLWIGEGLLENTESKTTEELGEDVISDLFKLNLIVRYAKGKSVLLANKFQILPSVRRQMGSYLLKKNVEHRGQYFIASIYLQKGPWRLQLEQNKVTLGDDLHLIRGIIIGSIFNIGASYLNFRLSWVTEFKNLEVFQLGRWQDSALHHIEVGSEEFLKELRYLKKLKYVSLRGISRIFELPSSIAELEKLLILDVKACHNLERLPDDISSMKSLTHLIMSDCCLLEGMPKGIEKLTNLEVLKGFLISTSEKTPCKISDLVKLGKLRRLSIRIGSEAEIRDGEFEGLKDFSALEHLKISWSVSDPKYANINVLLPSSLKKLHIECFPGKSLEECFMPGEYFPRKSLEECFMPGVHGRFRFILTELNITGGKLESMEVDFEWWRVKIVRLKYLKQLNVDIDDLKAMFPLLKYVEIKQVSNISYIQHEWDI, from the exons ATGAAATCTTTATATCCAGAGCATAACAAATATCATAGATTCtctttttcaataaaacaaCGAAGCATGAAGAAACAAACTTTGCTTTTGGGATCATTAAACTCAAAGAATAACGTGAAACTTTTGTGCTGCACTTCCTTCCTTCACATCACAATAAAACTGGAAATTGATGCCATCATTTATAGCTTCCCTCCATCTCAAGTATACTTTCCTTCAAAATTATCTGTAgttattttaagttatatttgGTTGTTTACAGCATCAAAACAATTTGAGCTTGCTCTAACCACGACAGAATTATCTCTTCCACAATATTTTGTAGACGTTTTCCCCAAATTTCTATGCCAAAATAGGATCCTTCTCTTCAAATTCCTCCTGGTGTTTGGTGAAAT TAAAATGTCAATTCGAACAAACAAGATGAAAGCAGTACCTGTGTTGCTGAAGCAGTTGATGATAGCAAGGAGGAAATTCCATGAAAGGGGAAGAGATGAATCATTGGATAAGAAGCTGGAGAAGTTGAGGTTGGATCTGAACAGAATAAAGGATGTGTTTGTaagagtgaagaagaaggaagaagaattGCTTGACACATTAGCAGAGGTATATGGACATCTTCGCAAATTAGACCGCGGGAAGCTGGATGAAGACATGGATGGGATTTGTAAGAGAATCAGAGATTCTGCTCGCAAACTGCTCCCAGATGATGGTTTTGATGAGTCATATAAGAAGGAGGATGAGAAGGGTGGCAAAATATCTCACACATCACAAGAGTTGGTACAGCCCCATGAGAACAAGAGTTGGACTGCGGAAGATTTTTACCTGTTAGACGATCGATTAAAAGTTTTCTTGGGGAGTCTCCAAATTTTCCCTGAGAACGCTGTGATAAGGAAAAGAATTGCCATTAATTTGTGGATTGGAGAGGGTTTGCTTGAGAATACAGAGAGCAAAACAACAGAGGAATTGGGTGAAGATGTGATTAGTGATcttttcaagttgaatttgattgtGCGCTATGCTAAAGGAAAGAGTGTCCTCCTTGccaataaatttcaaattctccctaGCGTCCGTCGTCAAATGGGGtcatatttattaaagaaaaatgtagAGCATCGAGGACAATATTTTATAGCAAGCATTTATCTGCAAAAAGGACCATGGCGGTTACAGCTTGAGCAAAACAAAGTTACACTAGGTGATGATTTACATTTGATTCGCGGTATCATCATAggttctatttttaatattggtGCAAGTTATCTGAATTTTAGATTGTCATGGGTCACTGAATTTAAGAATTTAGAGGTGTTTCAACTTGGACGTTGGCAAGATTCAGCATTGCATCACATCGAAGTTGGGAGTGAAGAATTCTTGAAAGAGTTGAGATATCTAAAGAAGTTGAAATATGTGAGTCTCCGTGGGATTTCAAGAATATTCGAGCTTCCATCCTCCATTGCTGAACTTGAGAAGCTACTGATTCTTGATGTGAAAGCATGCCATAATTTGGAAAGACTACCTGATGATATTTCATCAATGAAAAGTCTGACACACCTTATTATGTCTGATTGTTGCTTACTGGAGGGCATGCCAAAGGGGATTGAGAAGCTCACTAATCTGGAAGTACTCAAGGGATTTTTAATAAGCACTTCTGAAAAGACTCCTTGCAAGATATCAGATCTGGTAAAGTTGGGAAAACTAAGACGACTCAGCATACGTATCGGAAGTGAGGCCGAGATCAGGGATGGGGAGTTTGAAGGTTTGAAAGATTTTTCAGCACTTGAGCATCTGAAGATATCTTGGAGTGTGTCTGATCCAAAGTATGCTAACATTAATGTCCTTCTACCGTCAAGTTTGAAAAAGTTACATATTGAATGTTTTCCTGGAAAGTCTTTGGAAGAATGTTTTATGCCAGGTGAATATTTTCCTAGAAAGTCTTTGGAAGAATGTTTTATGCCAGGTGTTCATGGTAGATTCAGATTTATATTGACAGAGCTAAATATAACCGGAGGAAAACTAGAAAGTATGGAAGTAGATTTTGAATGGTGGAGAGTGAAAATAGTTCGTCTGAAGTACCTTAAGCAATTGAACGTGGACATAGATGATTTGAAAGCAATGTTTCCTCTTCTGAAATATGTAGAAATTAAACAAGTCTCAAACATTTCATACATTCAACATGAATGGGACATATGA
- the LOC114185045 gene encoding DEAD-box ATP-dependent RNA helicase 8-like, translating to MNNRDRERYPPGMGLGRGLNSNPGFQPRPHQQHQYVQRHMVQHHHPQQYQQNHQHHQQQQQQHHQHHQHQQQQQQQQQQWLRRNQLGGGTDTNVVEEVEKTVQSEAVDSSSQDWKARLNIPAPDTRYKTEDVTATKGNEFEDYFLKRELLMGIYEKGFERPSPIQEESIPIALTGSDILARAKNGTGKTAAFCIPALEKIDQDNNVIQVVILVPTRELALQTSQVCKELGKHLKIQVMVTTGGTSLKDDIMRLYQPVHLLVGTPGRILDLAKKGVCILKDCSMLVMDEADKLLSPEFQPSIEQLIQFLPGTRQILMFSATFPVTVRDFKDRYLRKPYVINLMDELTLKGITQYYAFVEERQKVHCLNTLFSKLQINQSIIFCNSVNRVELLAKKITELGYSCFYIHAKMLQDHRNRVFHDFRNGACRNLVCTDLFTRGIDIQAVNVVINFDFPKNSETYLHRVGRSGRFGHLGLAVNLITYEDRFNLYRIEQELGTEIKQIPPHIDQAIYCR from the exons ATGAACAATAGAGATAGAGAGAGGTACCCACCTGGGATGGGGTTAGGAAGAGGGTTGAACTCGAACCCTGGGTTTCAACCGAGACCACATCAGCAACATCAATATGTGCAGAGGCACATGGTGCAGCACCATCATCCGCAACAGTATCAACAGAACCACCAGCACCACCAGCAGCAGCAACAACAGCATCATCAACACCATCAACATCagcagcagcaacaacaacaacagcaacagTGGTTGAGAAGGAACCAGTTAGGTGGTGGGACCGACACCAACGTTGTGGAGGAGGTTGAGAAGACTGTACAGTCTGAAGCCGTTGACTCAAG tTCACAAGATTGGAAGGCAAGACTAAATATCCCTGCACCTGATACACGCTACAAGACAGAG GATGTGACAGCAACTAAAGGCAATGAATTTGAGGATTACTTTTTGAAGCGTGAGCTGCTTATGGGAATATACGAGAAGGGTTTTGAGAGACCATCTCCTATCCAAGAAGAAAGCATTCCAATTGCTCTTACTGGTAGTGACATTCTTGCTAGGGCTAAAAATGGAACTGGCAAAACTGCTGCATTTTGTATTCCTGCATTGGAAAAAATTGATCAGGATAATAATGTTATTCAAG TTGTAATATTGGTCCCAACTCGAGAGCTGGCTTTGCAAACATCCCAAGTGTGTAAAGAACTTGGAAAACATTTGAAAATTCAAGTTATGGTTACAACAGGTGGTACCAGCCTGAAAGATGATATTATGCGTTTATATCAACCAGTTCATCTGCTAGTTGGAACTCCAGGAAGAATATTAGATCTTGCAAAGAAGGGTGTTTGCATTCTGAAGGATTGCTCTATGCTTGTTATGGATGAG GCTGATAAGCTTCTCTCCCCAGAGTTCCAACCTTCCATAGAACAGCTGATTCAATTTCTTCCTGGAACCCGTCAAATTCTGATGTTTTCTGCTACGTTTCCTGTTACTGTTAGGGACTTCAAAGATAGATATCTACGTAAGCCATATGTTATTAACCTTATGGATGAGCTAACTCTGAAAGGTATTACACAATATTATGCATTTGTGGAAGAGAGGCAGAAAGTCCACTGCCTAAATACTCTTTTCTCTAAG CTTCAAATAAACCAGTCAATCATTTTCTGCAATTCCGTGAATCGGGTTGAACTTCTTGCCAAGAAAATCACTGAACTTGGGTATTCGTGTTTCTATATCCATGCAAAGATGTTGCAAGACCACCGTAATAGAGTATTTCATGACTTCCGCAATGGTGCctgcagaaatcttgtttgtACTG ATCTCTTCACTAGGGGAATAGACATCCAAGCAGTGAATGttgttattaattttgattttcccAAAAACTCAGAAACCTACCTACACAGG GTTGGTCGTTCAGGGAGGTTTGGGCACCTAGGTTTAGCGGTGAACTTGATCACCTATGAGGATCGCTTCAATTT ATATAGAATTGAACAAGAACTTGGCActgaaataaaacaaattcCGCCACACATTGATCAAGCAATATATTGCCGGTGA